In Streptomyces chartreusis, the following proteins share a genomic window:
- the nuoE gene encoding NADH-quinone oxidoreductase subunit NuoE, translating to MTTSSSERGVSLGMPALPAPGYPDDVRARLETDAREIIARYPDSRSALLPLLHLVQSEEGHVTRTGMQFCADVLELTTAEVTAVATFYTMYRRKPSGDYQVGVCTNTLCAVMGGDAIFEELQEHLGVGNGETTGDGKVTLEHIECNAACDFAPVVMVNWEFFDNQTPASAKRLVDDLREGRPVEPTRGARLCTFKETARILAGFPDERPGAVEESGSAGPASLVGLRLAKGESAPARVVHPRDGGPHDEPQDRASHEPSPTEHLSSHDAPHETSASDPAHPAGPVAEEGE from the coding sequence GTGACCACCTCTTCTTCCGAGCGGGGCGTCAGCCTGGGCATGCCCGCACTGCCCGCGCCCGGCTACCCGGACGACGTCCGGGCCCGGCTGGAGACCGACGCGCGCGAGATCATCGCCCGCTACCCGGACTCCCGTTCCGCCCTCCTGCCGTTGCTGCACCTCGTGCAGTCGGAGGAGGGACACGTCACGCGCACCGGCATGCAGTTCTGCGCGGACGTGCTGGAGCTGACCACGGCCGAGGTCACCGCGGTCGCGACCTTCTACACCATGTACCGGCGCAAGCCGAGCGGTGACTACCAGGTCGGCGTCTGCACCAACACGCTGTGCGCGGTCATGGGCGGCGACGCGATCTTCGAGGAGCTCCAGGAGCACCTGGGCGTCGGCAACGGCGAGACCACGGGCGACGGCAAGGTCACCCTGGAGCACATCGAGTGCAACGCCGCCTGCGACTTCGCGCCCGTCGTGATGGTCAACTGGGAGTTCTTCGACAACCAGACCCCCGCGAGCGCCAAGCGCCTCGTCGACGACCTGCGCGAGGGGCGGCCCGTGGAGCCGACGCGCGGGGCACGGCTGTGCACCTTCAAGGAGACCGCGCGGATCCTGGCCGGCTTCCCCGACGAGCGGCCCGGGGCCGTCGAGGAGAGCGGCAGTGCGGGACCGGCCTCGCTGGTGGGCCTCCGCCTGGCCAAGGGGGAGAGCGCACCCGCGCGCGTGGTCCATCCGCGCGACGGCGGCCCGCACGACGAGCCGCAGGACAGGGCATCGCACGAGCCCTCGCCGACCGAGCACCTCAGTTCGCACGACGCGCCGCATGAGACGTCGGCATCCGACCCCGCCCACCCGGCAGGGCCTGTCGCCGAGGAGGGGGAGTGA
- a CDS encoding NADH-quinone oxidoreductase subunit D produces MSTQSASARETTEGTVYTVTGGDWDEVVEAAARADDERIVLNMGPQHPSTHGVLRLILEIDGETVTEARCGIGYLHTGIEKNLEYRTWTQGTTFVTRMDYLTSFFNETAYCLAVEKLLGIEDQITERAKIIRVLLMELNRLSSHLVCIATGGMELGATTIMIYGFRDREMILDIYELITGLRMNHAYIRPGGLAQDLPPGAVDQIREFVKKMKKNLPEYDKLATGNPIFKARMQDIGYLDLAGCMALGATGPILRSTGLPHDLRKSQPYCDYETYDFEIPTADTCDSYGRFLIRLEEMRQSLGIVEQCLDRLQPGPVMVADKKIAWPAQLALGPDGLGNSLDHIKKIMGTSMEALIHHFKLVTEGFRVPAGQAYAAVESPKGELGVHAVSDGGTRPFRVHFRDPSFTNLQAMAAMCEGGQVADVIVAVASIDPVMGGVDR; encoded by the coding sequence GTGAGCACTCAGTCAGCATCTGCCCGTGAGACCACCGAGGGCACCGTATATACGGTCACCGGTGGCGACTGGGACGAGGTCGTCGAGGCCGCGGCCCGTGCCGACGACGAGCGCATCGTCCTCAACATGGGCCCCCAGCACCCCTCCACGCACGGAGTGCTCCGCCTGATCCTGGAGATCGACGGCGAGACCGTCACCGAGGCCCGCTGCGGCATCGGCTACCTCCACACCGGCATCGAGAAGAACCTCGAGTACCGGACCTGGACGCAGGGCACCACGTTCGTGACGCGCATGGACTACCTGACGTCCTTCTTCAACGAGACCGCCTACTGTCTCGCCGTCGAGAAGCTCCTCGGCATCGAGGACCAGATCACCGAGCGCGCCAAGATCATCCGGGTGCTCCTGATGGAGCTGAACCGGCTCTCCTCCCACCTGGTGTGCATCGCCACCGGCGGCATGGAGCTCGGCGCCACCACGATCATGATCTACGGATTCCGCGATCGTGAAATGATTCTCGACATCTACGAGCTCATCACGGGGCTCCGGATGAACCACGCGTACATCCGCCCCGGCGGACTCGCCCAGGACCTGCCGCCCGGCGCGGTGGACCAGATCCGCGAGTTCGTGAAGAAGATGAAGAAGAACCTCCCGGAGTACGACAAGCTCGCCACCGGGAACCCCATCTTCAAGGCCCGTATGCAGGACATCGGCTACCTCGACCTGGCCGGCTGCATGGCCCTCGGCGCGACGGGCCCGATCCTGCGCTCCACCGGCCTCCCGCACGACCTGCGCAAGTCGCAGCCGTACTGCGACTACGAGACCTACGACTTCGAGATCCCGACCGCCGACACCTGCGACTCCTACGGCCGCTTCCTGATCCGCCTCGAGGAGATGCGCCAGTCGCTCGGGATCGTCGAGCAGTGCCTGGACCGGCTGCAGCCCGGCCCGGTCATGGTCGCCGACAAGAAGATCGCCTGGCCCGCCCAGCTCGCCCTGGGCCCCGACGGACTCGGCAACTCCCTCGACCACATCAAGAAGATCATGGGCACCTCCATGGAGGCCCTGATCCACCACTTCAAGCTGGTCACCGAGGGCTTCCGCGTTCCGGCGGGACAGGCGTACGCGGCCGTCGAGTCGCCCAAGGGCGAGCTCGGTGTGCACGCCGTGTCCGACGGCGGCACCCGCCCCTTCCGGGTCCACTTCCGCGACCCGTCCTTCACCAACCTTCAGGCCATGGCGGCGATGTGCGAGGGCGGCCAGGTCGCCGACGTCATCGTCGCCGTGGCGTCCATCGACCCCGTGATGGGAGGCGTCGACCGGTGA
- a CDS encoding NADH-quinone oxidoreductase subunit C produces the protein MSDANGTNGANESNGVNPEKDLSASNLPGQRGQGGEEIRVQRGMFGAENGGDTSGYGGLVRSVRLPGPASRPYGGWFDEVADELEGALEEQGLLPDNAVEKTVVDRDEITFHIEREHLVRVARTLRDDPALRFELCTGVSGVHYPSDKGRELHAVYHLRSITHNRLIRLEVSAPDSDPHIPSLVSVYPTNDWHERETYDFFGIVFDGHPALTRIMMPDDWQSHPQRKDYPLGGIPVEYKGAQIPAPDQRRSYS, from the coding sequence ATGAGCGACGCGAACGGCACCAACGGGGCGAACGAGTCGAACGGGGTCAACCCCGAGAAGGACCTCTCCGCCTCCAACCTCCCGGGCCAGCGCGGCCAGGGCGGCGAGGAGATCCGCGTCCAGCGCGGCATGTTCGGCGCCGAAAACGGCGGCGACACCTCCGGCTACGGCGGCCTCGTCCGCTCGGTCCGGCTCCCCGGCCCGGCGAGCCGCCCCTACGGAGGCTGGTTCGACGAAGTCGCCGACGAGCTCGAGGGCGCGCTGGAGGAGCAGGGTCTCCTGCCCGACAACGCCGTCGAGAAGACGGTCGTCGACCGGGACGAGATCACCTTCCACATCGAACGCGAGCACCTGGTCCGCGTCGCCCGCACCCTGCGCGACGACCCGGCCCTGCGCTTCGAACTGTGCACCGGGGTCAGCGGCGTCCACTACCCGAGCGACAAGGGCCGGGAACTGCACGCCGTCTACCACCTGCGCTCGATCACCCACAACCGGCTGATCCGCCTCGAGGTCAGCGCCCCCGACAGCGACCCGCACATCCCGTCGCTGGTCTCCGTCTATCCGACCAACGACTGGCACGAGCGCGAGACCTACGACTTCTTCGGCATCGTCTTCGACGGTCACCCCGCCCTGACGCGGATCATGATGCCGGACGACTGGCAGAGCCACCCGCAGCGCAAGGACTACCCCCTCGGCGGCATCCCCGTCGAGTACAAGGGCGCCCAGATCCCGGCTCCGGACCAGCGGAGGTCGTACTCGTGA
- a CDS encoding NuoB/complex I 20 kDa subunit family protein, protein MGLEEKLPSGFLLTTVEQAAGWVRKSSVFPATFGLACCAIEMMTTGAGRYDLARFGMEVFRGSPRQADLMIVAGRVSQKMAPVLRQVYDQMPNPKWVISMGVCASSGGMFNNYAIVQGVDHIVPVDIYLPGCPPRPEMLMDAILKLHQKIQTSKLGVNAEEAAREAEEAALKALPTIEMKGLLR, encoded by the coding sequence ATGGGACTCGAAGAAAAGCTGCCGAGCGGATTCCTGCTGACCACCGTCGAGCAGGCCGCGGGCTGGGTGCGCAAGTCGTCCGTCTTCCCGGCCACGTTCGGACTCGCCTGCTGTGCCATCGAGATGATGACCACCGGCGCCGGCCGCTACGACCTGGCGCGCTTCGGCATGGAGGTCTTCCGCGGTTCGCCCCGCCAGGCGGACCTGATGATCGTCGCCGGCCGGGTCAGCCAGAAGATGGCGCCGGTGCTCAGGCAGGTCTACGACCAGATGCCGAACCCCAAGTGGGTGATCTCCATGGGGGTCTGCGCCTCCTCGGGCGGCATGTTCAACAACTACGCGATCGTGCAGGGCGTCGACCACATCGTCCCGGTCGACATCTATCTGCCGGGCTGCCCGCCGCGGCCCGAGATGCTGATGGACGCCATTCTCAAGCTCCACCAGAAGATCCAGACCTCCAAGCTCGGCGTGAACGCCGAGGAGGCGGCCCGCGAGGCGGAGGAAGCGGCGCTCAAGGCTCTGCCCACGATCGAGATGAAGGGGCTGCTGCGATGA
- a CDS encoding NADH-quinone oxidoreductase subunit A gives MNAYAPILVLGALGAGFAIFSVVMATLIGPKRYNRAKLEAYECGIEPTPTPAGGGRFPIKYYLTAMLFIIFDIEIVFLYPWAVTFDSLGIFGLVEMLLFVLTVFVAYAYVWRRGGLEWD, from the coding sequence GTGAACGCCTATGCGCCCATCCTCGTACTGGGAGCCCTCGGGGCAGGCTTTGCGATCTTCTCCGTGGTCATGGCCACGCTGATCGGTCCGAAGCGGTACAACCGGGCCAAGCTCGAGGCCTACGAGTGCGGTATCGAGCCGACCCCCACGCCGGCCGGCGGCGGGCGCTTCCCGATCAAGTACTACCTGACGGCGATGCTCTTCATCATCTTCGATATCGAGATCGTCTTCCTCTACCCCTGGGCCGTCACCTTCGACTCCCTGGGGATCTTCGGGCTCGTGGAGATGTTGCTCTTCGTGCTCACCGTCTTCGTCGCGTACGCGTACGTATGGCGGCGCGGCGGCCTGGAATGGGACTGA
- a CDS encoding C40 family peptidase, giving the protein MEESLVPVVLMSHTAHIRSHRKPRRTASSTIAMRAGVAGGVLSMAAAGAAATAHAAEPVTQTIELPTLTGDLADQLAQSADATQLAAANYELDAERDAAAAAAAKEAKKDLAEAKKKAEAKKKAEEARRAAAEEAASRSSERTTLSASASTSTDVSAPASGSVGTVIAFLKAQLGDAYVMGATGPNAWDCSSLVQAAYKQVGVDLPRVSQDQSMSGTDIPLSQVQVGDILYWGGKGSAYHVGVYIGNGQYLDAANPSKGVVIQDLSGYPASGAVRVL; this is encoded by the coding sequence ATGGAGGAGTCCCTGGTACCCGTTGTTCTCATGTCCCACACCGCTCACATACGCAGCCACCGGAAACCCCGCCGCACCGCGTCCTCGACGATCGCGATGCGCGCCGGAGTTGCCGGTGGCGTCCTCAGCATGGCAGCGGCAGGCGCAGCGGCCACGGCGCACGCCGCCGAGCCCGTGACGCAGACCATCGAACTGCCCACCCTCACGGGTGACCTGGCGGACCAGCTCGCCCAGTCCGCCGACGCCACGCAGCTGGCGGCGGCGAACTACGAGCTCGACGCCGAGCGTGACGCGGCAGCCGCCGCGGCCGCCAAGGAGGCCAAGAAGGACCTCGCCGAGGCCAAGAAGAAGGCCGAGGCGAAGAAGAAGGCCGAGGAGGCCCGCCGGGCCGCCGCCGAGGAGGCCGCCTCCCGCAGCTCCGAGCGGACCACCCTGTCCGCCTCCGCGAGCACCAGCACGGACGTGTCCGCTCCCGCGAGCGGCAGCGTCGGCACGGTCATCGCCTTCCTCAAGGCGCAGCTGGGCGACGCGTATGTCATGGGTGCCACCGGCCCCAACGCGTGGGACTGCTCCAGCCTGGTCCAGGCCGCGTACAAGCAGGTCGGTGTCGACCTGCCGCGGGTCTCGCAGGACCAGTCGATGTCCGGCACCGACATCCCGCTCTCGCAGGTGCAGGTCGGCGACATCCTCTACTGGGGTGGCAAGGGTTCCGCCTACCATGTGGGCGTCTACATCGGTAACGGCCAGTACCTGGACGCGGCCAACCCCTCCAAGGGCGTCGTCATCCAGGACCTGTCCGGCTACCCGGCGTCGGGTGCGGTGCGCGTGCTCTGA